One stretch of Gopherus flavomarginatus isolate rGopFla2 chromosome 2, rGopFla2.mat.asm, whole genome shotgun sequence DNA includes these proteins:
- the LOC127045330 gene encoding heat shock protein 30C-like, protein MFPLRVWQSRDYGPVWLRSRAPASSLLGPGPHSLWEQLVGDVQTHLDEMERMRHSLLLAYPLLCGEGEGSRAPRQSSQTLAEGAGKEPGSQAQGKERYQLSMDVSGFSPAELMVRVDGRKLTVTGKREKRTESEAGVCSQEYREIRRETLLPEDVNVQAVLCSLSQDGQLCIEAPRLALPAAQGRDIPISVCQGVKAGEGNLPTEGKEPGSSEMETGGESEETSPRDP, encoded by the coding sequence ATGTTCCCGCTCCGAGTGTGGCAGTCGCGTGACTATGGCCCCGTGTGGCTCCGCAGCAGAGCCCCAGCGTCCAGCCTCCTGGGGCCGGGTCCCCACAGCCTCTGGGAGCAGCTGGTGGGGGACGTGCAGACGCACCTGGACGAGATGGAGCGAATGAGACACTCCCTCCTCCTGGCTTATCCCCTTCTCTGCGGGGAGGGCGAGGGGAGCAGGGCCCCGAGGCAGAGCAGCCAGACCCTGGCTGagggtgctgggaaggagcccGGGTCCCAGGcgcaggggaaggagaggtacCAGCTCTCCATGGACGTGAGCGGCTTCTCCCCAGCTGAGCTGATGGTGCGAGTGGACGGGAGGAAGCTGACGGTGACGGGGAAGCGTGAGAAGAGAACGGAGTCGGAGGCTGGAGTCTGCTCCCAGGAATACAGAGAGATCCGCAGAGAAACTCTCCTGCCGGAAGACGTGAACGTGCAGGCCgtgctctgctccctgtcccaggatGGGCAGCTCTGCATCGAGGCGCCACGTCTGGCCCTGCCAGCGGCGCAGGGGAGAGACATTCCCATCAGTGTGTGCCAGGGGGTGAAGGCAGGAGAAGGAAACCTGCCCACGGAGGGAAAGGAACCGGGGAGCAGCGAGATGGAGACAGGAGGAGAGAGCGAGGAGACCAGCCCCAGAGATCCCTGA
- the LOC127045339 gene encoding heat shock protein 30C-like: protein MFPLRVWLRSRAPVSSRLGPGPHSLWDQLVGDVQTHLDEMERMRHSLLLAYPLLCREREGSRAPRQSSQTLAEGAGKEPGSQAQGKERYQLSMDVSGFSPAELMVRVDGRKLTVTGKREKKTESEAGVCSQEYREIRRETLLPEDVNVQAVLCSLSQDGQLCVEAPRLALPAAQGRDVPISVCEAVKAGEGKLPTEGKEPRSSKMETGGESEVTGPRDS from the coding sequence ATGTTCCCGCTCCGAGTGTGGCTTCGCAGCAGAGCCCCCGTGTCCAGCCGCCTGGGGCCGGGTCCCCACAGCCTCTGGGACCAGCTGGTGGGGGACGTGCAGACGCACCTGGACGAGATGGAGCGAATGAGACACTCCCTCCTCCTGGCTTATCCCCTTCTCTGCAGGGAACGCGAGGGGAGCAGGGCCCCGAGGCAGAGCAGCCAGACCCTGGCTGagggtgctgggaaggagcccGGGTCCCAGGcgcaggggaaggagaggtacCAGCTCTCCATGGACGTGAGCGGCTTCTCCCCAGCTGAGCTGATGGTGAGAGTGGACGGGAGGAAGCTGACGGTGACGGGGAAGCGTGAGAAGAAAACAGAGTCGGAGGCTGGAGTCTGCTCCCAGGAATACAGAGAGATCCGCAGAGAAACTCTCCTGCCGGAAGACGTGAACGTGCAGGCCgtgctctgctccctgtcccaggatGGGCAGCTCTGCGTCGAGGCGCCACGTCTGGCCCTACCAGCAGCACAAGGCAGAGATGTTCCCATCAGTGTCTGCGAGGCGGTGAAGGCAGGAGAAGGAAAGCTGCCCACGGAGGGAAAGGAACCGAGGAGCAGTAAGATGGAGACAGGAGGAGAGAGCGAGGTGACCGGCCCCAGAGATTCCTGA